The genomic stretch CATAACTATGTTTTAGATGGACTTCAATTGTGTACAAACTTATTTTTCTTGCGTTCATTAGTCTGAACTTGAAGTATTACAACTTTCTAATTGATAGCACAGCTCCAAAACCTTTATTTATTGTCCCTATATTCTTTTCTCACTGAATATGGGAACTTCAGCTCTAACTTGTGAGTTTATGTAGCAAATGTTTCACCTTTTCCTTCCTCAAGCCAACTATTGGCTTTTGGCATTTATCAATAGTTTCAGTTTGCATCTATTTTTTTAATCTTCTTCTCATGTATTCCTTTGAAGACATAATTAAGACTAGTATGTTATATGACCAAAGTGCTTTCTCCCCTTAGGAAGTGTTTGATAAAGACCTCTTGAAGACAGATGACAAAATGGGACATGCACAACTCAACCTTCACCCACTTGTCTCTGCTGCTAGACTTAGGCAGATTCTGCAGAACTTCAATGGCAAGATGGTGTTAAGGAAGGTTGTCCCAGATAGTGACAACTGTTTGGTCAGAGAAAGCTCCATCACTTGTGTCAATAGTAATGTTGAGAAAGCTCCATATTTCTTCTCTAGTTGTGAATGTTTCTTGCTTGCTCATTTGGAAAGCAGTTTTGTTCAATAATTAAAAGTTTCTACCAGTGCAATTTATTGGCTTGATTGCTTCTAGGGTACTAGGATTTTCTGAGGtccatttttataaaaaaaaattatatggataTGGGTTATCTTGATACTAAATGGTATATACTAAATTTTGTGAACttgtataattattaatatttatgtCATAGTAAGGTTTTCTAGTTAAAAGTAGATTTTAAGTAAGATTTTTCAATACTTGCTTCAGTacttttaatttgtttttgtctCTCTTCATAGTTTGATGTTGCAAAA from Humulus lupulus chromosome 5, drHumLupu1.1, whole genome shotgun sequence encodes the following:
- the LOC133779402 gene encoding protein C2-DOMAIN ABA-RELATED 11-like, whose product is MEEQLGLLKVVVVQGKRLVIRDFKSSDPYVVVKLGNQIAKTKVINSCLNPVWNEELTFSLKESNGVLSLEVFDKDLLKTDDKMGHAQLNLHPLVSAARLRQILQNFNGKMVLRKVVPDSDNCLVRESSITCVNSNVEKAPYFFSSCECFLLAHLESSFVQ